A part of Pectinophora gossypiella chromosome Z, ilPecGoss1.1, whole genome shotgun sequence genomic DNA contains:
- the LOC126379754 gene encoding potassium/sodium hyperpolarization-activated cyclic nucleotide-gated channel 1-like gives MYHDGKHICMLKTIPPRPCRRPLEGWFRRRWCNLRSSMLACPWYYSSKLFLRSEYGIDKERERQLNSKWWMIMHPYSAMRFYWDCFSTIVYVFSLLYLPLQVFIICPNRHDPYILFTDAVGFLAIGFNFVTGCVVEDGKKIGLEPVEIARRYIKDNFVFDVISALPLQCVALDDDCNFPTYTVLYLLKLFRVTPVANVIRKLGHQFRLPYLTLVLVTVCLHILVFYHWMTFCHYQVPLYYKYVYPEPNFKLDDWLRRVKAMSVDNEHINLLEKYIINLYYVTGLCIGAGVFSLVEPNSQIPEQQVVNACVGIIGLLFMTYTFTSK, from the exons ATGTATCACGACGGTAAACACATATGTATGCTCAAGACGATCCCCCCGCGGCCCTGCCGTCGTCCCCTCGAGGGGTGGTTTCGGCGCCGCTGGTGCAACCTGCGCTCCAGCATGCTGGCCTGTCCCTGGTACTACTCTTCCAAACTTTTCCTGCGCAGCGAGTATGGGATCGACAAGGAACGGGAACGTCAG CTAAATTCAAAGTGGTGGATGATAATGCACCCATACAGTGCCATGAGGTTCTATTGGGACTGCTTCAGTACGATAGTCTACGTGTTTTCTTTGCTGTACCTTCCATTGCAAGTGTTTATTATAT GTCCCAACAGACACGACCCTTATATTCTGTTCACTGACGCAGTTGGCTTCTTAGCAATCGGTTTCAACTTCGTCACTGGCTGCGTGGTTGAAGACGGGAAGAAAATCGGCCTTGAACCGGTAGAAATAGCAAGAAGATACATCAAAGATAACTTCGTGTTCGACGTCATATCTGCTTTGCCTCTGCAGTGTGTGGCCTTAGACGATGACTGCAATTTTCCAACATACACAGTGCTGTATTTACTTAAGTTATTCAGAGTAACGCCAGTTGCGAATGTTATTAGGAAGTTAGGCCACCAGTTCCGGCTGCCGTACTTGACTTTAGTCTTGGTCACTGTGTGTCTGCACATATTGGTTTTCTACCATTGGATGACGTTTTGTCATTACCAG GTCCCACTGTACTATAAATATGTGTACCCTGAACCCAATTTCAAACTCGACGATTGGTTGCGGAGGGTTAAAGCAATGAGTGTTGATAACGAGCACATCAACCTCCTCGAGAAATACATCATCAACCTCTATTACGTAACCGGGCTGTGCATCGGCGCAGGAGTTttcag TTTGGTCGAACCTAATTCCCAAATACCCGAACAACAAGTAGTGAATGCGTGTGTTGGAATTATAGGATTATTGTTCATGACATATACTTTTActagtaagtaa